GATGGAAGGCAGTATCGGGTAAGTTGGATCGATGCGGTTTATTGGCGGGTGAAAACCAGCCGCGTTTTCCCCGCCAAATTCTTTTGCCGCGGAAATGCGCGCCATTCCCGGTCTTGCGAGGGACGCGGAGAGATGGCATCAACGATCCTTTCACATCTGCGTGTCCGAGACTTTCGGACGCGCATTTTTGATTGGCGGCGGCTTGGCGTGGAAGAGCGCAGGATCATCGTCTGCAATCCGTTTTGACGCGACCCAGTGAGAAGATGGTGGCGAATGGACATGAAATCTCATTGTTAAGGTACAGTTGCGAGGGATCCATGATATAAAAAGCAAGGAAAAAGGTCTGCACAAGGAAAAACTTCTGTATGCCGGCTTCTGAAGAAATTGTCTTGCATCCCGATGAGGTTTCATCATATAGCAACTTTATTCCTTGTATGGTGGCATGATGGCCCTGCAAATCATGAAGAACGCAAAAAAGGCATATGGATCCTGGAAAGTGATCAGAAATGGATCGATTGCCATCGCAGCAGCCTTTATTGGATGGATTCTAATATCCCCCGATAGGGGAAATGGTGGAAGTGGCTGAAGGGTATATGCATCTTTATACAAAGGGTGAAGGAGTCAACACCATCGTGTTATTAAACAGCGCTGGGACGGCTGCACCGACACGGGATTTTGAACCTTTGATCAAAGAACTGGCAAAGAAAAATAAAGTCGTAGTGATCGAACCGTTTGGAAACGGATAAAGCAATATGACGAACAGAGAACAAACAGTGGAAAACATCGTGCAAGAAATCAGGCACGCTCTAAAAGAAGCGGATATACAAGGCCCATACATCTTGATGCCTCATTCCATTTCCGGCGTCTACAGCATGTATTATGCCAATACATACCCGGATGAAGTGAAAGCCGTCATGGGTATCGATCCGATATTGCCACAAGCGCTTAAATATTTTGGTGAAGAGGCCCCTGCAATGCCTGCGTATTTTCGATATCTGGCGCCGACGGGAATTCTTTGCCGATTGCCGAGGATGGCAGCTACTCTGAAGAGAATTTGGAAATGACCAAGGCGATCTCGGCCTGGAAGCTCTTTAATAAGAACGTTGTCAGCGAAGTCAATGAATTGAAAAATCACATAGACAAAACTTTGGACATGAGATTTGCGGCCGATTTGCCCGTTTTATTATTCACCACGAAAGAAGATCAGGTATCGGAAGACGGCAAGAACCTGGAGACTTTTTTCAAGACCCGGTTGACCGATTCTCCGTCCAGTAGAGTTGTCGTTTTGGGGGGCCATCATAATCTCCATTGGACCCGGTATAAGGAAATGAGCAAAGAGGTGAACGAATTCATCAAATCATCTGCTGCAGAATGAAGGGGATTTTCTTTCCCTCTTTAAATTCGAGATGGAAGGCTCCCGACGGGCAACGGAATGTCCAAGACGACTCCGGCCGCTTCAAGGGCCGGGGTTTTTTGACTGCGTTTCTCTTTTCCATTCGATGGATTTTGGTGTAGGATAAAAAATATAATTGTTTATTAACAATGTGTTGGAAGGGGCCGTATTGCCGGGAGAGGGCGAATCGTTTTTCCTTCCGGCCCCGGACCGTGCGGCGGCCTCCAATGTCAAAGGTGGAGGGAAGCAATGTGAATCGACGTCTCATGGGTTCGGTGGTTCTTTTTTGTATTG
This genomic window from Planifilum fulgidum contains:
- a CDS encoding alpha/beta fold hydrolase, which codes for MENIVQEIRHALKEADIQGPYILMPHSISGVYSMYYANTYPDEVKAVMGIDPILPQALKYFGEEAPAMPAYFRYLAPTGILCRLPRMAATLKRIWK